ATCCAACACAAAagcaacaaaaaagaaatcctCGTCGTTAAATTCTAGCAGTTTTCCAGAAACCAAACAagcaaaaattgaaaaaaaccGAGAAAGTaaacagaaaaaggaaatcaaaAGACATACCAAGGAGCAGGGTTATCAGAATCATCCTCAAAGGGAAAGTCACCCATTTCTCTCTGCCAAACCCTTATAAGCCAGACTGCATATAAAATCATTCCTAACCCAACCATCCCTATCACAGAATTCAACAACTTCAGTATTGATTGCATGCAGCTCCTCATTAGCCTTACCATTCTCTTTGATGCCCGatacaagaaaaaaaggaaagatacCACTTCAAAAACCAAAATTTGATCAGCTTTAGCAAGAAGAAAACGATTCAAAACGAGGAAAAAGATTATTTCTTTCTgcagctctctctctcttatgTCGCTAAGTTTTCTATCTTTCAGTTAATGATTAGCTGGATTCACCAAATCTAAGTTTGATTCTTCTATACCTTTTTTTTACAATTCCACggctaatttaattttcagtaCCTGATTGGTAAAATCCAAAGATAGACAAAATTGTAATATATTAAAGCTTGTCAAATAACGTCAAACAGGTTGCTGTGGTGTAGTGGTTATCACGTTAGTCTTACACACTAAAGGTCCCCAGTTCGATCCTGGGCAGCAACAATTAACTTACTTAATTCATCCCTTTTTTTTATCTTGGCAGCTGTCGACTTGCTTATCCGCATACACTTATTTAATAGGTTTATTATTTAGAACCTTTTTTTATTcacaaataaataagtatttgTATGAGCAATGGGAAACTAGCGGCTTGTTTAACCGCATACACTTAttttaaagactaattatttagaatcattttttttactcacaaataaGTAAGTATTGATACCTTAACTTATCTCTTttttgtctctttttttttttgtctagaCGGAAGCTGGCGGCTTACTTAACCGCATACACTTATTTAAAGGGCTGATTATTTAGACCATTTTTTTTACTCGCAAATAAGTATTGGTATCTtaactcatctttttcttttttttttatttgggcGGAAGCTGTCAGCTTGCTTAACCGCACACACTTATTTAAAGGGTTGATTATTTAAAACCCTTtttttactcacaaataaGTAAGTATTGACACGAGCAATGGGATGATGATGAgtatataaatcaataaagacAAAATGATAagagaaattttatataatagagAAAATAGCCATGTGAAAAACAATACGGGGATTCTCTACAACGACACTATAGGCCAATTGATAGAGATGCAGCGGCGGAAGCTAACGACTTGCTTAACCGCATATGCTTATTTAAAGGGCtgattatttagattttttttatcacaaaTAAATAAGCATTGGTACGAGCAGCGGGATGTTAATGAgtatataaatcaataaaaacaaaaaagatgaaatggcaagagaaattttatataatagaaaaataaccatGTGAAAAACAATGCAGGAATTCTCTACAACGATACCGTAGACCAATTGATAGAGATGTAAGCATTGGTGGAGAATAACGCAGAGATTCTCTACAATGACACCGTAGATCAATTGACAGGGATGTAGTGCAGCTTGGTAGCGCCCTTGTTTTGGGTCAAAATATCACGGGTCCAAATCCTCCAGAGTCTCCTGACACTAACCAGAATCAAAATCCAAGTACATTCTATAGGCATTACAGTCTGAAGAGTAATAACTCTGTATCAAAGCATCAACTtcaaacttttctttcttcttagacaaaaatatttttaacaatgGAGAATACCTTAACTTGTACAAAACCATTTTCTTGCAAATTTCGATGTCCAGAGTCTCCTCACGCTAATCAGAATCCAAGTACATTCTATAGGCATTACGTTCTGAAGAGTAATAACTTTGTATTAAAGCATCAACTTGAAAACCAAGCTTCTTGTATAGACTCATGGCTGAAGTCCTCAATGGATCGACATGTAATGATATGCGGCGCGCTTTTCTTGTTCTGCATTTCTCAATTGCTGCCTTCAGCAGTGCCTCTCCAAAGCCTTGCTTCCTGTAATTCTCCTTCACTGATTTTTGTTTTCCCAtcaacaaataagaaaaatcaaaattctatCAATAGATAACACGCAAGATctgcaaatattttatatcaaaCAAATTCGATTTTTACAAAAGAAGCtttgtgttattgaagtgggCAAGTACTAACATAGCAGCCAAAGTTTAAacttttcttaagaaaaaaggTAATCTCCTCTGGGTACATCCATCAAACAGGTTATGGccatatgttaaaaatttgTATCGACAATCAACCGAAAACCCAAGCAATCAAGACTGGttctttcaattaaaataaacaaaacaacACATTTCGGAttccttaaaaaataatcaaaacccAAATGTTTATTTTCGAAGTTTCATTAGCTCATTAACAGAATTCAAACGTCAAACACTTCCGTAAAATGATTCGCGAAGTTTTATAATCAGAAAACCTCTTCACTGGTTAAACTCTTGCAATAGAACATTTGGGGGATAAATCATAAAGAGAGGGATAAAGAAGAGAGGGTTAGCAAACCTGCAAGCTTTGTGATAGAGGCACACAAAGAAGAGGGCCAAGAGTACATAACATATCCTATAACTTCACTATTGAGCTCCACATAAAGCAAAccagaatttttctttttgagctCCTCGTCAAAAAATCCAGCAAGTGATTCGTGTTTTGGGAATATCTTTCTCTCCATCTTCACAATTTCTCTCACAATATTAGCCCCGTTTGTAGAGTTCCTTTGGAGCTCTGTCACTGTTATTCCACTCTCCATGGCTCCAGTGTTGTTGCCGGTCTTTTGTTTTGGCTacagtttatatttttatttagcatAAAAATTGCATTAATGTTTgtattagtataattattatcattcttCTTTGAAATGATAATGTAACCCACCaattaataaatcataaatttttgagttcgaaaaaaactaattcataaatttttactgtaaatcataattattatagcATTCAGTAGCAGACTAACTAGCAATGGGTCTCTCCACTTGTTGCTGCTAGCTAAGATCCAAAATGATACACATACTTAGTTatcttctttaaatttaaatcatacatatattatttatgccataaaattaatttatatgatgATCACATTTGCATGAATGAATTAAAATGAGAGAGATGCATGGCATGCTAGcaacaaataacaataatgtgGGGGTGTGTTATTTGAATCATTCACAAAATCATTGTCaataacaattataaatacaataatcTCGTTATAGAGGTATTTAAAACGAAAAAAAGGATCTATTAGCTAAATCAGATGTATCAAGGTATCTATCAGAGAATTGTGAAACCAGAGATGATTATTTTGATACTCTCGGACGGTGGAAGGTTAATTCTCCCAAGTATGCAGTTCTCTCCCAAAAAGCCAGAGATGTATTGGCTGTTCCAATTTCTACAGTTTCTTTTGAGTCAGCATTTAACATGGATAATCATATGCTTGATCCATTTAAAAGTTCACTACCACCTCTGATGCTAGAGTCTCTTATTTGTGGTCGGAATTGGCTGAGGCCCGCATCAACTCCAATTTATCTCCGAGAAACTATGGATGAACTAGAAAAATATGAGGAAGTTGAATTAGGTAATGCTTGGTTTCACTTGAATAACATGAAATATGTATTTTCATTTGTTTAACTTGTGCCCTTTCCTTCTCAGAATTCTCCGGATCAGGTTCAGCCCTAACTACAAAATTATCTTTCTTCGATGTTTAATTCTTTGAGTTGCTGGTAAGACTTTCAATTGCCAAGAATTAATTTGCAAAATTTGTATATTCCTGTTAGTTACTTATGGAGAAAAGTTCTTATGTTGGTTGAAAAAAATCAACCTGATTGGCGATAGCAAACAACAAACAGAAATATTGTAGGAAAGGAAAGGGAGAAGGGGAAGCAagacagagagagagacaaCATTGTAACTGGAAAAGTGTATCAAACATGATAtgtattagtttattaattcgtgattaatattaaaaaagtctGAAAAATAGTCCCTCCGATTGGGGTTTTAACAAACAGTTTACTTTGGAAATATTCTATAATCTCCTGATAATGTGGATTTTGGCATGCTTAACCAACTGCATGTGTGAGTAAAGCAATAAGGGTTAGAAACCACAATCTTCCAAATTGTGCAAAGATTCTAATAGTCCAAGTAAGTTATGCATGTAAGGAGTTGATATTTTCTCTTGTATCCGaaatttaaatacaaagtCTTCATGTGCAGGGAGATGGTGAAGTTGGCTGAAGAAGTACTAACTCTGAGTCTGCACTGGATTTGGGATTTTGTTCTCTGAATTTGTTATTCCATGTATAAAAAGACATGTTTTGCCTATGCTAAAGTCGTGGAATTAGcatttatgtaattttgttTTGTGCTCAAGTTACATTGGATATCAAGGACATGTAGCACAGAGAAAGTAACATTGCTTTGTTAAATTCTTGAAGCTTTATGGATTGAACATGATATTTGAAGTTATTAAAATGTTTGTCAGCACATTTGAGCTGTTTATTGTCATAAACTTGAGCAAACTGAACTCAACTCCATCGATGAGCAGCACTAGTGAGAATGGTATGAATACAATAGTAAAGTACACTTGTatcattctttatttactttacACCTACCACCCATATGTGTAAATGGTGTGCATGGCAATTAAAAACGAAAAGCTCActtttttttgtcttcttcTGTCATGAAAAGATGGTGCTCTAACAACTTTAATTCTTGGTTAACTACTTCCTTTTACTTTGCATACAAAAGAAGTCCCAAGTGAAAGAAGTCATTAaaccaaaaaaacaaaaaagaacaaatgGAGAACATTCATGAATTCCCTTCTATCAATTCAGTCATCAAATGATATTAGCATAgtaaatctttcttttctcaattCAAGGATGGTTGAGTTTAATCTTTCTCCTCCTAATTGCTTCAGCAGCTTACTCTACCGGCATTTTGATCCGCCGATGCATGGATGCAAATCCTGAAATAATAACCTACTCTGACATAGCTGGCCATCCTTTTGGTCGAAAAGGAAGAGTACTAGTATCCATATTTACTTTAGAATTGTATTTTGTAGCAGTTAGAGTCTTGATACTCAAAGAGGACAACTTACGTAAATTATTCCCACATTTTGCAATGAAGCTTGGAAGCCTCAATGTAGATCGGAGGCACTCTTTTCTGATTCTTACATGGGCTGTAATATGGCTTTCTTTGTTACTAACAGATTTGAGTGTATTATCCTATGTTTCTGCTTGTGGTCTGCTATCTTCCATTGTGATCATTGTTTGTGTCTTTTGTGTTGGTTTGACTGGAGGGGTAGAGTTTCATGGGGAAAGAAAGCTTATAAAGTTTAGTGGAAGTCCTGCTGCACTAAGTTTATAGACTTTCTGCTATGGAGTTCATGCATACTTCCCCACTTTATATAGTTcaatgaaaaacaaaaatcagtTCCCTAGGGTGAGTtacacattttctttttttctttaagctTATTGCAGTACTTAACATTTACTAAATTGTTTTAGCAGTTCCTAATATTTGTTCTATCTCTCTATTGCAGGTGTTACTTGTAAGTTTTATACTTGTAAGTTCATGCATATCTATGGAGAAAATGGGCAATCCCAGGTGACATTGAATATgcctataaaaaaaattagctctaagatagcaatatatatagtattagCAGGTCCAATAGCCAAATATGCTCTGGCAATGACACCAGTTGCCAATTCAGTCGAAAGCCAATTGCCAGTCAGTTATCAAAACAGAAAGCTGATTAGCATTATCATCAGAACAAGTTTGCTAATTAGCAATGTGGTTATGGCAATCTTATTCCCATCTTTCCAGTTAGTGAGATCTCTAAGCGGAGCGATTCTAGTTGTGTCTTGTTCGTTCCTGCTCCCATGCAATTGCTACTCGAGaattttttaagtatataaGAACTGGGGATTTGAGCTTGCAGGTATTTTCATAGTACTGATATTGGCAGGAATAGTTGGAGTGGTGGGTACTTATTCCTCCATTGTTGATTTTGTAAATGTTGTGAAACACTGTAATTTGAAGTTGTTATTAATCTGTGATGAATTTATAAGCTAGTATTCTGAGATTTCTAAGTATGAAGAAGTTCTAATATATACAGTTTGGGTGTAACGGTCTTATTGCTACCCTGTTGTACCCTAAGCTCTATGTCGACGTTCTTCTTTCCATCCTGAGAATGGTAGAAGCGAGAAGAAAGGTTGCTCCTATTCTCAGCTTTTAGGACTGTCGTGACAATACCTGAGGCCTTGACCTTCGGTCCTTAGCTGTTGGTCTTGTTCTGTTAACTGCTGTACTGTTGGTTCTTACTTTTGTTCTTCAACAAATGTAAAGCATgcttagttttttttttttcatccaAATGTACACCATACTTGATAAACTTTTGTAAAGGTGATAAACTGTAATGAAAGGGATTGTGCAGTTATTGAAGAAGAAGGTTTCTTGAAGATGAATGCTTTcatgcttttttcttttttctgttttctttcttttctgcaACTCTTTGGGGTACTTGTAAGCCACAAAATCCCAAGATCACAATCAAGAtagtattcttttttatatactcaattcaaaaattattaagagaGAAGTTTAACCAATTAAGAAAGAGCCAAAGATCAGTAGCATTATCAATAAGAGTGGACTGACTCAACATATGGTAATCGTTTTGAAAGACAAGCCAGAATTGAGACATTAGAATCACAAACTGTTGGGCACGAAATTGGGTACAATCAGTGACTGAAGAAACATGAATTACTCTGAATTTGCTATTCTATGCATAAAAAGACATGTTTTGCTCATGCTGAAGTCATGGAATCAGCATTTTGTgctaaattagataattatgatgttatttctgatttttttttttttaaataacaatatatggctttttttttttttttcttatttacttGTTTTTATAGAAGTAGCTGGTGATAAATAACTGAAAAACGAGAATCAAAAGAAATGGTGGTGGCTCTTCGGGCAAGAGTGGGTGCTTTACCCGCCAAATTTGGAGTCAATTTTAACAAACCCCTAATTCTACATCCGAAGCTTCTCTATTGCTCCTCCGTACCCAAGTTCAGTCTTAGCTTCAAATCTTCTTTGGCGTGTTATTGCATCAAAAGCAAGATTACTGATAGCTCCATTGAGGTATATCTTTGATTCTCAATTAATTGTttcttcaaattaaaaaacaaaacaaaacaaaacaagagCGCTGCATTCTTTGtaataaaatgttatttatttttatttttcttttaccgTTTTGTTGTTATTGATTTTAAGGTTAATTTTGAGCAGGGATTTTCAGTGCTTTCATCAGATATTCCATGGGAAAGAGGAAGCATATGGAGTATTCTGGCCATTTATATGTTCAATTTGCACATCCCTTTGGGTATTGGAGGCTTGTCTATAGTTGCCTATTTATTGCAGCAATCTCTTCTTGATCCACAAACCGAAGTGAGTTATTTGGCCTTAGTTATGCCTATTATAATCCATAATGGTCTTAAATTTAGTCTACCCATCAGCTTTTCATGGATGGCATACAGTGATATGCTTTGCTTTTGTTAAGTGGGAGAGGATATACAATTTTGTTTTGGATGATATCTGTAAAATTAAGCTAATGACCTGCTGTTTTTTcctcatcaaaatcaatatTGAGCTTCTTTCTTAGATAGAATTGGTATCTTCAATAAGTATTGTGTTTCCGAACACTTGCCCTTATTTATGTGTATGGATAACTTTTGCAATTAACTAACTATGTCAGTATGGGGGattcataattctttttatcataaaGATGGATTTTTAAACTTCCATTTGTATATTTGATCGAGCAACTAATTACATGGTGACTGCCTTTTACACTAACAGGAATGATGTTCATAAGAATGTTCAAATAAGGACCTTATGAATTGTGTCTATCTACACCAAGCATGGGCCCAATGTTTTAATTGTCCATCATCAAAGCTTCATGATTCAAACTTTTGCTCAAAGGaccataacttgatttaaCTTGTTTCTGATCCCCCGAAACATTGCAGGTGGATTTGTCTGCAGTCGTTGATTGTGCACAGTAATGCTTAAgttttttatgtttgtttttCCTTGGTGCAGGTGTTATCACTGCTTGTCATCCAAATTTTAGAACTCATTGGGGTCCTGGTTCTACTTAGATTCACTGGCAAGCCAGAAAATAAGCTATCAAGCTTCTTCAAATCATATGAATTACCTAAGGAGAGGAACTGGGTGTTAGCATCACTGCTAGGTTTTGGGTCTTTAACTTTATTGGTGTTTCTTACATCATTCCTCGCCGATGTATTCATTGAAGCCAAGGTTTGGTTTATCTCAATTTTTCTGTTTCTCTTTGATCCTTATAAGTTTATGTATACTTGATCATGTGCTGTTGCAAATATTGGATGAGGCTTTGTTgagatttttcttaattatgcTGACATAGACTACACTTCACTGACTGTTTAATTATATGTACAATTGGTTTAGTAAATTCATTTATTGTTTCTGGTGATTATCATGTTGCTAaatgaattagaatattttcaGGTTCAGTAATTTGTTTTGTTAAATATTATGGAAGAGCACAAGAAATTTATTGGTTGTAAAAGATATTTATCTTGATTGTCCTCTCTTAAAAActaagacaaaagaaaaaaagcatgTTGTCATAGGCTGAGACACTTATAAACTCAAACTGGTAAATAATAGTTTTcattgaagagaaaaaagatgaGGAAAGGAAGACTGCAGTTACACAATACTTAGTATAAATACGGTTGCTGAGTACACATAAAGCATTTCTAACTGTGTTTTGCAAGACTGCATGGCTTCAAATGCAAAACAATCTTTTTTGTGTCATTGGGTTTAGCCTACAGTTCAAGTTGTCATTGACTGAGGAAATCTGAACTAATGGTGCTATATGCATAGGATGCCAAAAGGCACCATTTCGTGCGagagaaaaatcataaatttgttATCTGGCAGTTATGGTCTCAGtccatttaattaaatcagaaaagaaaaccttTTTACCTGTAATGCACTTTGCAAACTAATTGTCTTTTTCACTTTAATGATGTGCATCAAATCATCACTTTAACCTCATATTGCTTATTTGTTTGGTAATCAATGCATACTTTCCGTAAATGCAAGTTCAAACTCATTGCTGCAGTATCTTTGTCCTGAGATTTGTTGGTTAATCtttttcattctaatttgttGGTACTAGCTTAATATGGAGTAAAGATTACCTTAATTCTGCTCGTCTGATCTTTTTTAGGATGTGAGTAACCCAATCTTGAAGGAGATTCTTCTGAGCAGCAACGTATCAAAAACTGCTTGCGTACTAGTTTACTGCTTTGTCACACCCTTAATGGAAGAAATTGTTTACAGAGGATTTCTGTTGACATCTCTAACCTCTACAATGAACTGGCAGAAAGCAGTTTTTCTTAGTTCCATGGTTTTTAGTGCAGCTCATTTTTCTGGCGAGAACTTTCTACAGTTGTTTGTAATTGGAATAGTCCTTGGATGCTGCTACTGTTGGACTGGAAACTTGAGTTCCTCCATTGCAGTACATTCCTTGTACAATGCTATGACACTAATCATAACTTTTGTATCTTAAACAAAGTTTCACTTGTCTTTCTCTGTTTGCTTAAGAGTTGTTTTCAGAAGTTGAAATTTTCATTCATATGTACAAGGGTTCCCCATATATCAGACATGGTGGCACTCATGAAGCTTCCACATAAAATCCATGGCCATTTTGAGGAGACACAAATCATATTTGGGAGACAACGTTTGGTCCACATAATCATTCTTTACGAAAGAACTCATTTTGTCTTCCAACTTTTTGTCACCCTCTTTGGCCTGTAATCattaaactcttttttttttcctttttctttttctgtgtGTATTATAATGCTTCCAAATTTTACCACTTAAGGGGCCAACTGGTGCAGATAAAAATCATTCATGAGCAAGAGAATGCCATCTCATTTGATTGAATctttatgaaagaaaatatgatttgTTGATTGGATTCAGCGGCAGGTTTAGCTGGAACAGAGttcaaaattttagattcaaaATGAGggtacttttttattttattttatttcatgttTGTTTGCTTTATCCTACAATACTTGTGCAGAAAGTGAGTACCAGATGGACTGActcttaatttaatattattacatGTTAGTATGTTCTCATAGTAGATTATCTTTATTGACCATTGCTAATGTTTGACTTATTTTATTCTTCCAGCTAATGAATCCTGTTCCTTCTGAGAATTCTTGTAACACCAACATAAAAACATTTTCTTTCAGTGCAAATTTATCTTACTCAAAGCTAAATTATGGAGACCTATCATTTTAAAAGACTgattattaaataagtaattccatgatatttacttaaatttgttctatttttaatttcttagaaatttttctaatttttacaaataaaagaattaattaagttaatagaaaaattagtgTAAACAATGAAAGTATAAGTGATTTATTGCATTCAAATAAAAGTACCCTTTAAGATAAAGAATACCCTTTAAAAAAGCTCTAATTTCGTGATttgacaaataataaatttaaaggaaaaaagagcgaaggaataattaattagagaaaTTCTAAATTCAACCTAGAAATTGGTCCCACGAAAACCAGTGTGGACCCATGAAGTAAAAGAGTCTAGTGGTCCCCATACACATGTAGAGCGATAGATAGCTTAGTTATCCCGCAATCACGGTGGATAATCACGAGGCCACAATCAAAGTAAGACGTGTTACCCACTTGATCTGTGCCACGTGTACATATCTGAGTTGGATCCCACGTGGTGACAACTACAAAAGAGCTATGAACTTAGGCTTAGTGTAGTCCTGAgctaatattataataatccTTCTCCAGAACAGAACAAAACAAAGAACCCTAATtctctctctgtctctgtGTATATATACGCTGATAATATACAGATCTTTATGTTTCtgattttctctctctaagaaaaaaagaaaagaaaaacagtaaTGGGTGGTTTCGAGAAGCAGGTGAAGGAAAGGGCTAAGGAGCTGACGGTTCTGGTGAAGAAAGGAGTCAAGATTGTTGGTGAATCTTGCAAGAAAGGCTGGAATAAAGTCAAGCATATCAAACGctgattctttctttctttctttttgatatATCACCATGTTTGAGGTTAATTTATGTTCAGATTTCAAACCCAgttttgttttgtgttttctttttcgtttGTTTGTGGGTCTTTTCTTTAGTTATGATTTTGATGATGTAAAAAGAGTTTAAAAGATCTGAGTCTCTTTTATGGTTCTGTTCTGTTTTAGCTCGCCTATTATGTTATGTTTTGCTGCGTAATTATTTGgttctttttattctaattcaaaactttcttgttttgttcacCTGTTTGTGTTGTTTTTACTTTGGGCAGCACCATATTGtctttatatttgaaattttgggtgccaattaaatttccaaagtataatatatatacatggcTTCTCTATGTATCAATAATCATCAATGGCCTTTTCTGTATGAAGGGTTTAATCTTGACCAATTCTCCAAGTGATAAAGATTAGGGCTTTTCCAACACGAACAATCTCAACTTACACTA
The sequence above is drawn from the Ricinus communis isolate WT05 ecotype wild-type chromosome 7, ASM1957865v1, whole genome shotgun sequence genome and encodes:
- the LOC8262085 gene encoding putative [ribosomal protein S18]-alanine N-acetyltransferase — translated: MESGITVTELQRNSTNGANIVREIVKMERKIFPKHESLAGFFDEELKKKNSGLLYVELNSEVIGYVMYSWPSSLCASITKLAVKENYRKQGFGEALLKAAIEKCRTRKARRISLHVDPLRTSAMSLYKKLGFQVDALIQSYYSSERNAYRMYLDSD
- the LOC8262084 gene encoding uncharacterized protein LOC8262084, producing MVVALRARVGALPAKFGVNFNKPLILHPKLLYCSSVPKFSLSFKSSLACYCIKSKITDSSIEGFSVLSSDIPWERGSIWSILAIYMFNLHIPLGIGGLSIVAYLLQQSLLDPQTEVLSLLVIQILELIGVLVLLRFTGKPENKLSSFFKSYELPKERNWVLASLLGFGSLTLLVFLTSFLADVFIEAKDVSNPILKEILLSSNVSKTACVLVYCFVTPLMEEIVYRGFLLTSLTSTMNWQKAVFLSSMVFSAAHFSGENFLQLFVIGIVLGCCYCWTGNLSSSIAVHSLYNAMTLIITFVS